The following coding sequences are from one Veillonella rodentium window:
- a CDS encoding electron transfer flavoprotein subunit beta/FixA family protein, whose translation MELLVCIKQVPDTSEIRLDPETNNLIRTGLPSIVNPYDMHALEAALSVKDQYEGSRVTVITMGPPQAEAALRECLALGADDAVLVTDRAFGGADTLATSYTIAMAIRHVERNMNRRFQMIFCGKQAIDGDTAQVGPQIAEELGIAQATYACELSVDEGAQKAIVKREHENGYEVIEAPLPLLVTATAELNEPRQPGLWSSIYAKRYEISNLTLRDMPSIDESRIGLTGSPTRVRKVYQPPLRGKVEMINSVEEGAKKVLELAYLVKPEKFAHLLVPVDVPEEQEAPEDVDDGVDVKDPVQRAASVESVSPSDFKVVAALHQNREAARAAGAKSNAAVSAPDNSEASTDGSTDVQGGDR comes from the coding sequence ATGGAATTACTAGTATGTATAAAACAGGTGCCGGATACATCTGAAATCAGGCTGGATCCGGAGACGAATAATCTGATCCGTACCGGCCTTCCGAGCATCGTCAATCCGTACGATATGCATGCCCTTGAGGCGGCGCTATCCGTGAAGGATCAGTACGAAGGCAGTCGTGTAACGGTTATCACCATGGGCCCGCCGCAGGCGGAGGCTGCGCTTCGGGAGTGTTTGGCCCTCGGCGCGGATGATGCGGTGCTGGTTACGGACCGTGCGTTCGGCGGCGCCGATACATTGGCGACGAGCTATACCATTGCGATGGCTATCCGTCACGTTGAAAGAAATATGAATCGCCGGTTCCAAATGATTTTCTGTGGAAAGCAGGCGATTGATGGTGATACGGCACAGGTGGGCCCTCAGATTGCGGAGGAACTCGGCATCGCGCAGGCCACTTATGCATGTGAATTATCCGTTGATGAAGGGGCGCAAAAGGCCATCGTTAAACGGGAACACGAAAACGGTTATGAAGTGATTGAGGCGCCGTTACCTCTGTTGGTGACGGCTACGGCGGAACTCAACGAGCCGCGTCAACCGGGGCTTTGGAGTTCCATTTACGCAAAACGCTATGAGATTTCAAATCTTACGTTGCGGGATATGCCGAGTATCGATGAAAGCAGAATCGGTCTCACCGGTTCGCCTACCCGGGTGCGTAAGGTGTATCAGCCGCCGCTTCGAGGCAAGGTGGAAATGATCAACTCCGTCGAAGAAGGGGCTAAAAAGGTTCTCGAACTGGCGTACCTTGTTAAACCGGAGAAGTTTGCCCATCTGCTTGTTCCCGTGGACGTTCCTGAGGAACAGGAGGCGCCGGAGGATGTCGATGACGGAGTAGATGTAAAGGATCCCGTACAGCGTGCGGCATCCGTAGAGAGCGTATCGCCCAGCGACTTCAAGGTCGTGGCGGCGCTTCATCAGAACAGGGAGGCGGCTCGGGCCGCCGGTGCGAAGAGCAATGCGGCAGTTTCTGCCCCCGATAATAGCGAAGCAAGTACGGATGGTTCAACAGATGTGCAGGGAGGTGACCGGTAA
- a CDS encoding GyrI-like domain-containing protein, with amino-acid sequence MTAVKHEWRKHEKELYCPKQQAVQVTVPSMKFLVLDGVGNPNHAAFADDIEALYSLSYGIKMLPKKGVTPDGYFDYTVYPLEALWKQIEHTEQFDKNNLQYRVMIRQPDFVTPDVLEAAIINVSKKKSLPRFKDVRLESIEDGDCVQILHIGLYDNEPESFMKVDEFCSAHDLQRANDEWHREIYLSDARKVEPAKLKTVLRVQVKRG; translated from the coding sequence ATGACAGCAGTAAAGCATGAATGGCGTAAGCACGAAAAGGAATTGTATTGTCCGAAGCAGCAGGCGGTGCAGGTTACGGTGCCGAGCATGAAGTTCCTCGTGCTGGACGGCGTGGGAAATCCTAATCATGCGGCCTTTGCCGATGATATCGAGGCATTATATTCGTTGTCCTACGGGATAAAGATGCTGCCGAAAAAGGGCGTGACGCCGGATGGGTACTTTGATTACACCGTGTATCCGCTGGAGGCGCTCTGGAAGCAGATTGAGCATACGGAGCAGTTTGATAAAAATAATCTGCAATATCGGGTGATGATCAGACAACCTGATTTTGTGACTCCTGACGTGTTGGAGGCGGCCATTATTAATGTGTCCAAGAAAAAATCGTTGCCTCGATTTAAGGACGTGCGGCTCGAATCGATAGAGGATGGGGATTGCGTACAGATATTGCATATCGGGCTTTATGATAATGAACCGGAATCGTTTATGAAAGTAGATGAATTCTGCTCTGCTCATGACTTGCAACGTGCTAACGACGAGTGGCATCGGGAAATCTACTTGTCCGATGCACGAAAGGTGGAGCCCGCAAAATTGAAGACTGTACTGCGCGTTCAGGTGAAAAGGGGGTAG
- a CDS encoding FAD-dependent oxidoreductase: MAIDRNETFDVIVVGAGPAGAAAALRLAEKRVKVLLIERGTAPGAKNMMGGRIYTHSLERIVSDFRDRAPLERKVTKERISIGAGDEMTTVEYSYQDVKPNEESYVVLRAKFDKWLAEEAEKKGALLVTNVQVTELITEGEGKKRRVVGVRCHDDEVYAKLVIIAEGANTVLLEEAGLTGPTDPKTMAVGVKEVYKLKKEDLENRLMLTGDDGMAWLTLGDMTDGLLGGGFIYTNKDSLSVGMVVGIDDIGSANRSVDDMLTAFTSHPRIAPLLKNGQLKEHSAHLVPEGGYRSMPKLGGPGYIIIGDAARMCMNLGYTIRGMDLAIESGICAAEAVNVGLRDENMDRVPKLYEKNIKNSWLHKDLKLYKDMPKFLATHPRIFNEYPKFVNHLMRDVFTVNGDGAVPMMKKIMHRVGDVGLTNLIRDAWKGVRSL; this comes from the coding sequence ATGGCAATTGATCGAAATGAAACATTTGATGTGATCGTCGTCGGTGCAGGGCCTGCAGGGGCTGCCGCGGCGTTGCGTCTGGCGGAGAAACGGGTGAAAGTGTTGCTCATCGAACGAGGTACCGCACCGGGTGCTAAAAATATGATGGGGGGGCGTATTTATACCCATTCCTTGGAACGCATCGTATCGGATTTCAGAGACCGTGCACCTCTTGAGAGAAAGGTGACGAAAGAACGCATTTCCATCGGTGCAGGCGATGAAATGACGACCGTTGAATATAGTTATCAGGATGTGAAGCCGAACGAGGAATCGTATGTCGTATTGCGTGCGAAATTCGATAAATGGCTTGCGGAAGAGGCGGAGAAAAAGGGTGCCCTTCTCGTAACGAACGTGCAGGTGACGGAGCTCATCACCGAAGGGGAAGGCAAAAAGCGCCGCGTTGTGGGCGTGCGCTGTCATGATGACGAAGTCTATGCCAAGCTTGTCATTATCGCTGAAGGCGCCAATACGGTTCTGTTGGAAGAAGCGGGCCTCACGGGGCCTACGGATCCGAAGACGATGGCCGTAGGCGTTAAAGAGGTGTATAAACTCAAGAAAGAGGACCTTGAAAATCGACTCATGCTGACCGGTGATGACGGTATGGCCTGGCTTACCTTGGGCGATATGACGGACGGGCTGCTGGGCGGCGGCTTTATTTACACCAATAAAGACAGTTTGTCTGTAGGTATGGTTGTGGGCATTGATGACATCGGTTCCGCCAATCGTTCCGTGGACGATATGCTCACTGCTTTCACAAGCCATCCTCGCATCGCGCCGTTATTGAAGAACGGACAGTTGAAGGAACACAGCGCCCATCTCGTGCCGGAGGGCGGTTATCGCTCGATGCCGAAGCTGGGCGGTCCGGGATATATCATCATCGGTGATGCGGCTAGGATGTGCATGAATCTGGGGTATACGATTCGCGGCATGGACCTCGCTATTGAGTCCGGTATCTGTGCGGCGGAGGCCGTCAATGTGGGTCTGCGCGACGAAAATATGGACCGCGTTCCGAAACTGTACGAAAAGAATATCAAGAATTCGTGGCTTCATAAGGATTTGAAGCTCTATAAGGATATGCCGAAATTCCTCGCTACTCATCCGCGTATTTTCAATGAATATCCGAAATTTGTGAATCATCTGATGCGCGATGTGTTCACCGTCAATGGCGACGGTGCGGTGCCGATGATGAAAAAGATAATGCACCGCGTGGGTGATGTAGGCTTGACCAACTTGATTCGTGATGCATGGAAAGGGGTGCGTTCCCTATGA
- a CDS encoding SDR family NAD(P)-dependent oxidoreductase, translated as MSRNVFITGSTSGIGLAIAEAYAKNGDNVLISGRRTELLDTVQSQLMEQYGVRVETLVLDVQNRDDVMSKVPAAIESFGGIDILVNNAGLAQGLDPFQDSSVDDAVTMIDTNVKGLLYVTKAVLPFFIAKNEGHIVNMGSTAGIYAYPGGAVYCATKAAVKTLSDGIRMDTIATDIKVTTIQPGIVETPFSEVRFHGDKKKAAAVYAGIDAVQPQDVADVVVYVTNQPKRMQISDVTIMANQQAAGFMVHKK; from the coding sequence ATGTCTCGTAATGTATTTATTACCGGTTCTACGTCCGGTATCGGTCTTGCGATTGCAGAGGCGTATGCCAAGAATGGCGATAATGTATTGATTTCGGGGCGTCGTACCGAGTTGTTGGATACGGTGCAGTCTCAATTGATGGAACAGTACGGCGTGCGCGTGGAAACGTTGGTGCTTGATGTACAGAATCGTGATGATGTCATGTCCAAGGTGCCCGCTGCGATTGAGTCGTTCGGCGGTATCGATATTCTCGTGAATAACGCAGGTCTTGCACAGGGGCTCGATCCGTTTCAGGATAGTTCTGTTGATGATGCGGTAACGATGATTGATACGAATGTGAAAGGCCTCCTGTATGTGACGAAGGCGGTATTGCCGTTCTTTATTGCCAAAAATGAGGGGCATATCGTGAATATGGGTTCAACAGCCGGTATTTATGCATATCCGGGCGGAGCCGTTTACTGCGCTACAAAGGCGGCGGTTAAAACCCTCAGTGACGGTATTCGCATGGATACGATCGCCACGGATATCAAGGTGACCACCATTCAGCCGGGCATTGTGGAAACGCCGTTCAGCGAAGTGCGCTTTCACGGGGATAAGAAAAAAGCGGCAGCCGTTTATGCCGGCATTGATGCGGTGCAGCCGCAGGATGTGGCCGACGTCGTCGTGTATGTGACGAACCAGCCGAAACGGATGCAGATCTCGGACGTAACCATCATGGCGAATCAGCAGGCGGCGGGATTTATGGTACATAAAAAATGA
- a CDS encoding ferredoxin family protein, which produces MRLEERLGANKYYVDETCPHIQVDGSGFSKEEKMKLVNGCPAGLYTLQENGDLVFDFAGCLECGTCRVLCGDTIVKAWKYPRNSKGIEFRQG; this is translated from the coding sequence ATGAGATTGGAAGAACGGCTGGGTGCCAATAAATATTATGTAGATGAAACGTGTCCTCACATTCAGGTGGATGGCTCGGGGTTCAGCAAGGAAGAGAAAATGAAGCTCGTCAACGGTTGTCCGGCGGGGTTGTATACCTTGCAGGAAAACGGTGATTTGGTCTTTGATTTTGCGGGTTGCCTCGAGTGCGGCACGTGCCGCGTTCTGTGCGGTGATACGATTGTGAAAGCCTGGAAATATCCGCGCAACAGCAAGGGCATTGAATTTAGACAGGGGTGA
- a CDS encoding ABC transporter permease, with amino-acid sequence MYRLVLQRLVSIAGILLAVTLGMFLLMKVSPIDPVSMKFNLVGATPDPVLVAQMREQLGLNDPWWQQYVRWLGQLVRGDFGESILYSLPVATILGGALPNTLGLVSLALIMGVVVTIPLGMLSARYQDSWVDHVIRLFTFLALAIPGFWVGLLLLYLFGVKLQLVSVTNTKGFTVYILPALTIALWICGLYIRRLRNAILEVEKQPFVQGARALGLPEWMVYCRYIFPHVGLMLLPMMGVTMGAMLGGSAVIETVFSIKGIGYMMVQGITARDYVLMQGYIIWITLVFIVINIIIDVLSIWLNPKRRAAIQGGSYE; translated from the coding sequence TTGTATCGATTGGTACTGCAACGGCTGGTCAGTATTGCAGGTATTTTATTGGCCGTCACCTTGGGAATGTTTTTACTGATGAAAGTATCCCCCATTGACCCCGTGTCGATGAAGTTTAATCTGGTAGGGGCTACACCTGATCCGGTATTAGTAGCACAGATGCGGGAACAGTTGGGCCTCAATGACCCGTGGTGGCAGCAATATGTACGCTGGCTGGGCCAACTGGTGCGAGGCGATTTCGGTGAATCTATATTGTATTCGCTACCGGTAGCAACTATTTTGGGCGGCGCACTGCCGAATACATTGGGGCTCGTATCCTTAGCACTTATTATGGGCGTAGTCGTAACGATACCGCTTGGCATGTTGTCGGCACGGTATCAGGATTCCTGGGTCGATCATGTGATTCGACTATTTACGTTCTTAGCCTTGGCGATTCCGGGGTTCTGGGTAGGGCTCTTGCTATTGTATTTATTTGGCGTGAAGCTGCAGCTTGTATCGGTGACGAATACAAAGGGCTTCACCGTGTATATACTGCCGGCCTTGACGATTGCTCTTTGGATTTGCGGCTTATACATTCGCCGTTTGCGCAATGCTATTCTGGAGGTTGAGAAACAACCCTTTGTACAAGGGGCCAGAGCTCTCGGTTTACCGGAGTGGATGGTATATTGTCGCTATATCTTCCCTCATGTAGGACTTATGTTATTGCCTATGATGGGCGTTACGATGGGGGCCATGTTAGGCGGCTCCGCGGTTATTGAAACGGTGTTCTCCATCAAAGGCATAGGCTATATGATGGTACAGGGCATAACCGCCCGTGACTATGTATTGATGCAGGGGTATATCATCTGGATTACATTGGTGTTCATCGTAATCAACATCATCATCGATGTATTGAGTATCTGGCTTAATCCGAAACGAAGGGCCGCTATACAAGGAGGCTCTTATGAATAG
- a CDS encoding electron transfer flavoprotein subunit alpha/FixB family protein, producing MAVTNFDEYRDVFVVADTIDDVVHPVTFELVGQGRRIAKEMGQLVQVMLLGENVQSQAEELVAYGADIVHVFESPLLKYYTTDGYTKVLTDFFEDHKPNILLIGATNNGRDLAPRMSGRMKNGVVADCTILTVDTEEGLVEWTRPALGGNILAEIISPNHRPQMGSVRPNVFKKPERNDASWGRIQYEAFELSSEDIRTKRLEFIPFSKSGYNIQEADIIVAGGRGMGSKENFDKLYELADAIGGVVGATRPLVEKGWIELPYQVGQTGKTVSPKLYLAFGISGAIQHVSGISGADTIVAINNDPDAEIFQHANYGIVGDCMEVLHDMLAHLK from the coding sequence ATGGCTGTAACAAACTTTGATGAATATAGAGACGTCTTTGTCGTGGCCGATACCATCGATGACGTGGTGCATCCGGTTACATTCGAGCTCGTCGGACAAGGCCGCCGCATCGCAAAGGAAATGGGGCAGCTGGTGCAGGTTATGCTCCTTGGCGAAAATGTTCAGTCCCAGGCGGAGGAACTCGTCGCGTATGGGGCGGATATTGTCCATGTTTTTGAAAGCCCTCTTTTGAAATACTACACAACTGACGGCTATACGAAGGTATTGACGGATTTCTTTGAAGACCATAAGCCGAATATTCTCTTAATCGGTGCGACGAATAACGGCCGTGATCTGGCGCCTCGCATGTCGGGACGTATGAAGAACGGCGTTGTAGCGGACTGTACGATTTTGACGGTCGATACGGAGGAAGGCCTCGTTGAGTGGACTCGTCCGGCACTGGGCGGCAATATACTGGCGGAGATCATTTCCCCGAACCATCGCCCTCAAATGGGCTCCGTTCGTCCGAACGTATTCAAGAAGCCGGAACGCAATGATGCGAGCTGGGGCCGTATTCAGTATGAAGCGTTTGAACTTTCATCTGAAGACATTCGGACGAAACGCCTCGAATTCATTCCGTTCAGCAAGTCCGGCTATAACATTCAGGAGGCGGATATCATCGTTGCCGGCGGTCGAGGTATGGGCTCGAAGGAGAACTTTGATAAACTCTATGAACTGGCGGATGCCATCGGCGGCGTCGTAGGCGCAACCCGTCCTCTCGTTGAAAAGGGCTGGATTGAACTGCCGTACCAGGTGGGACAGACCGGTAAGACCGTGAGCCCTAAGCTGTATCTGGCATTCGGTATCTCCGGAGCCATTCAACATGTGAGCGGCATCTCCGGTGCAGATACCATCGTGGCCATCAATAACGATCCTGATGCGGAAATCTTTCAACACGCGAACTATGGGATTGTGGGGGATTGCATGGAAGTTTTACATGATATGTTGGCGCATCTGAAATAG
- a CDS encoding ABC transporter permease, translated as MNRRKPYGLYIMLVLAVLWIVFFLCAPYIAPYNPEATNVADRLQDISSTHWLGTDQLGRDVWSRILYGGKASLWIAFAIIGISGAIGIVIGGLAGFSTPRIDRWLSRLIDLVLGFPNMVIAIAFIGIMGPSITNVIISLCITKWAEYARITRGLVHIERHAEYITFARMSGASRIRILWRYILPNVLPPLLIVIIQHLGDAIILVASFSLIGIGVQPPDPEWGAILLSSRDFLQTAPWLLIYPGLAIFITVVLFNYIGDALRDALDVSR; from the coding sequence ATGAATAGACGAAAGCCTTACGGCCTATATATCATGCTTGTACTGGCGGTGTTGTGGATCGTATTTTTCCTCTGCGCTCCGTACATAGCGCCTTATAATCCGGAGGCGACGAATGTGGCCGACAGGTTGCAGGATATCAGCAGCACTCATTGGCTCGGGACCGATCAGCTGGGACGCGATGTATGGTCCCGTATCCTTTATGGCGGGAAGGCGTCGTTGTGGATTGCTTTCGCCATCATCGGTATCAGCGGAGCGATAGGCATCGTTATCGGCGGACTGGCGGGATTTTCCACGCCGCGCATCGACCGTTGGCTGTCGCGATTGATCGATTTGGTGCTGGGATTTCCGAATATGGTGATCGCCATTGCGTTTATCGGTATCATGGGGCCAAGTATAACGAATGTGATCATCTCGCTGTGCATTACTAAATGGGCGGAATATGCGCGCATCACGAGGGGGCTCGTGCATATCGAACGCCACGCCGAGTATATTACCTTTGCTCGCATGTCCGGCGCTTCGAGGATTCGCATTCTATGGCGCTATATTCTGCCGAATGTACTGCCGCCGCTATTAATTGTCATTATTCAACATTTAGGGGACGCCATCATTCTGGTGGCCAGTTTCTCGCTTATCGGTATCGGCGTGCAACCGCCTGATCCCGAGTGGGGAGCGATTCTGTTGAGCTCCCGCGATTTTCTGCAAACCGCGCCTTGGCTGTTGATCTATCCGGGGCTTGCAATTTTCATTACCGTTGTTCTGTTTAACTATATTGGCGATGCGTTGCGCGATGCTCTCGATGTGTCACGATGA
- a CDS encoding ABC transporter ATP-binding protein, with the protein MIQAEHICKYYTNHNHMVRAVDEVSFTVAEHERVGIAGGSGSGKSTLLRLVAMLEKPTSGTLLLFGEDIWQIQNHTEVYRSLQMMFQNPLAVIPPRMNLEAFLLEPYINYGIMDMAEAKEDIRKWIQHVDLPETIIRKYPHEVSGGQLQRVVLARIMLMKPKLVLFDEPTSALDAVNQKLVLDLLQKLYKEQPFGYVFVSHDIGLLQAVTDRILVMKDGQIVEIIESKRLKEAVHPYTRALVEAGL; encoded by the coding sequence ATGATACAAGCTGAGCATATATGTAAATATTATACGAACCACAATCATATGGTGCGTGCCGTTGATGAAGTGTCCTTTACTGTTGCTGAACATGAACGGGTAGGCATCGCCGGCGGTAGTGGTTCCGGTAAAAGTACGCTGCTTAGACTCGTGGCGATGCTGGAAAAACCTACATCGGGTACGTTGCTACTCTTCGGCGAAGATATATGGCAGATCCAAAACCATACGGAAGTGTACCGCTCGCTGCAGATGATGTTTCAAAATCCGTTGGCGGTCATTCCGCCGCGGATGAACTTGGAAGCCTTTCTACTTGAGCCGTACATTAACTATGGAATCATGGACATGGCCGAAGCGAAGGAAGATATCCGCAAATGGATCCAACATGTAGATTTACCGGAAACGATTATCCGAAAATACCCTCACGAAGTCAGCGGAGGTCAATTGCAGCGTGTCGTACTGGCGCGAATCATGCTGATGAAGCCGAAACTGGTACTCTTTGATGAACCTACATCGGCCCTTGATGCGGTGAACCAGAAACTCGTACTCGATTTATTACAAAAACTATATAAAGAACAACCCTTCGGCTATGTGTTTGTGAGCCATGACATCGGACTGCTACAAGCGGTCACAGATCGAATCCTAGTGATGAAAGATGGACAAATCGTAGAGATAATCGAATCAAAACGACTCAAAGAAGCGGTACACCCGTATACACGAGCATTAGTGGAAGCGGGTCTATAA
- a CDS encoding ABC transporter ATP-binding protein encodes MNKSDCIVFDNVSISYGAEQAVRDVSFSVHTGEVFAIVGESGSGKSTLIRAAFGMLKKATISGQILLNSTDITTLSDKAWRQMRGMSTSMIFQNPSAYLNPVRTVENHFKDLLRAHDEPYDVNRVLHMLKLVHLTEGERILQSYPFQLSGGMQQRLAIALSLILKPDIVFADEPTSALDMLVQSSVLDLLKEVTQALGATVILVTHNIKAAARIADRIGVMNKGRLVEIGATEEVMAHPKDDYTRILLDSVMKVV; translated from the coding sequence TTGAATAAATCTGATTGCATAGTATTTGACAATGTATCAATTTCATACGGTGCGGAACAGGCCGTACGCGATGTATCCTTTTCCGTGCATACCGGTGAGGTATTTGCCATCGTCGGTGAAAGCGGCTCCGGGAAATCGACGTTGATTCGCGCCGCTTTCGGTATGCTGAAGAAAGCTACTATAAGTGGTCAAATTTTGCTGAACAGCACTGATATTACGACGTTGAGCGATAAGGCTTGGCGACAAATGCGCGGCATGAGTACGTCGATGATTTTTCAGAATCCTAGTGCTTATTTGAATCCGGTTCGTACCGTGGAAAACCATTTCAAAGACTTACTGCGTGCTCATGATGAACCGTATGATGTAAATCGCGTGCTACATATGTTAAAGCTCGTTCACTTGACGGAGGGGGAACGTATTTTACAATCCTATCCGTTTCAACTGAGCGGCGGCATGCAGCAACGTCTGGCGATTGCATTGAGCCTGATTCTGAAACCGGACATCGTATTTGCCGATGAGCCGACCAGTGCTTTAGATATGCTGGTACAATCGTCGGTGCTGGATTTACTGAAAGAAGTAACACAGGCCCTCGGGGCAACCGTGATTCTGGTGACCCATAATATCAAGGCGGCTGCGCGCATTGCCGACCGCATCGGCGTGATGAATAAGGGGCGCCTCGTTGAAATCGGCGCTACCGAAGAGGTAATGGCGCATCCTAAAGATGACTATACACGTATATTGTTGGATTCCGTGATGAAAGTGGTGTAA
- a CDS encoding ABC transporter substrate-binding protein: MKRWLLACVSMLCMVALLVGCGNDTAKQGKHLNVGLYWFGETLDPTHEWDAWTLTRIGAGETLATVTPDMKFVGQLADSWENIDETTWKFHIRENVKFHNGTAMTPQKVKESIEYTMKQSPRSAKAVKIESITVDGQNLIIKTTEPNGSLLSSLTEPAFVIMDTADLKDVASKPVLTGPYKITSFTKGESLELTAFADYWGGKPGLDSVTVKDIEDNNKRAMALQSKDVDVIQKVDSANRSLFKDGFNIQEVAGVRIMMLKINHTEASALHDKNVRSAVAHIINYDTMAKVIGGGALAGGAPFPPSADLGYDGLSNKEVTDLAKANELLTQAGYAKNGNGIYAKDGKELKLTLAIWGKDTSMYEEIQQELKPAGIAVELRKLQSPNEVDTLGADAFDLVERNVVTMSTNDPYWFLSLFYKSGSKANVGGYNNPQVDALIDKLAVTFDQNERTDVAKQVQSILLDDVADIYLLYPAANVVSTSKVKNVPVHPIDYYLLTKDSTIE, from the coding sequence ATGAAACGTTGGTTATTGGCATGTGTATCCATGCTGTGTATGGTAGCTCTTCTGGTGGGCTGCGGCAATGATACGGCTAAACAAGGCAAGCATCTGAATGTCGGCCTATACTGGTTTGGTGAAACATTAGATCCGACGCATGAATGGGATGCGTGGACATTGACACGTATCGGGGCAGGGGAAACCTTGGCTACGGTGACACCGGATATGAAATTTGTCGGACAGTTAGCTGATTCCTGGGAAAACATTGATGAAACTACATGGAAATTCCATATCAGAGAAAATGTAAAATTCCACAACGGTACAGCGATGACACCTCAAAAGGTAAAAGAGTCCATCGAGTATACGATGAAACAGAGTCCTCGTTCCGCAAAGGCCGTTAAAATCGAATCCATTACCGTCGATGGTCAAAACTTGATCATTAAAACTACGGAGCCCAACGGCTCCTTGTTGTCCAGCTTGACTGAACCTGCGTTCGTTATTATGGATACGGCGGACCTAAAAGATGTGGCATCTAAACCGGTTCTTACAGGGCCGTACAAAATCACTTCTTTCACAAAGGGTGAAAGCCTCGAGTTAACGGCGTTCGCCGATTATTGGGGCGGCAAACCGGGCCTTGATTCTGTAACTGTAAAAGATATCGAAGACAACAATAAACGCGCTATGGCGTTGCAATCTAAAGATGTGGATGTCATTCAAAAGGTGGACTCCGCTAATCGCAGCTTGTTTAAAGACGGATTCAACATTCAAGAGGTGGCAGGTGTTCGCATAATGATGCTAAAAATTAATCATACGGAAGCATCCGCGCTGCATGATAAAAATGTACGCTCCGCGGTGGCTCATATCATCAATTATGATACGATGGCGAAAGTTATCGGCGGCGGTGCATTGGCGGGCGGTGCTCCGTTCCCTCCTTCCGCAGACTTGGGCTATGACGGGCTTTCAAATAAGGAAGTCACTGACCTTGCAAAAGCAAATGAATTGTTGACGCAAGCGGGCTATGCGAAGAACGGCAACGGTATCTATGCAAAAGACGGCAAGGAATTGAAGTTGACCCTCGCTATTTGGGGTAAGGATACCAGCATGTATGAAGAAATTCAACAGGAATTGAAACCGGCAGGCATCGCGGTAGAACTCAGAAAATTGCAGAGCCCTAATGAAGTGGATACCCTCGGCGCAGACGCATTTGATTTGGTGGAACGCAATGTGGTGACCATGTCCACAAACGATCCGTACTGGTTCCTCAGCTTGTTCTATAAATCCGGTTCTAAAGCCAATGTGGGCGGTTATAACAATCCTCAGGTGGATGCATTAATCGATAAACTGGCGGTTACATTCGATCAAAATGAACGTACTGATGTGGCTAAACAAGTACAGTCCATTTTGCTTGATGACGTGGCTGACATCTATTTGTTGTATCCTGCTGCCAATGTGGTCTCCACATCCAAGGTTAAAAATGTACCGGTACATCCGATCGATTACTACTTATTAACAAAGGATTCTACTATTGAATAA